In Sphingomonas phyllosphaerae, one DNA window encodes the following:
- a CDS encoding MFS transporter gives MALLTRLRTVLAEERWDYAPHERPVMPGSPGSPDHPRRRKLAYALVAILVGLTSGFGNALVSANTFTLAGALGLDPAEIAWLPTVYVMTNVSINLLLIKFRQQFGLRPFAIIFLSLYLLLTLGHLFVRDFWSAVLVRGASGMAGAALNTFALYYLMQAFPAKWRLRAIVLGIGIPQLATPLARLFSPELLSMSQWRTLYLFELGLSALSLAAVLAFRLPPTTRQKAFEKLDFVTFALFAGSMGLFAAVLGLGRYVWWTQSAWIGWALLGAIPMLAAALIIEHHRANPLLNTRWLGSADIIRFAVVTLMARIVLSEQTYGAVGLLTVLGQNNDQLVPFFTIIFLATVAGFVISAITLDPTKLAHPVMLAIGLVAIAAWVDSYSTSLTRAPQLYATQATIAFAGAFFLGPSLLFGMTRALQQGAGHVISFLALFGVLNSIGGLAGTAILGTYQVVREKANSAALVQAIDPTDPIVQARLQSGASGVARVVGDPTLRSAEGGALLSQAATREANVLAYDDMFRLIAVLAALTFFYLLFLLLRRSWRARVQATA, from the coding sequence ATGGCGCTCCTCACCCGCCTCCGCACCGTCCTCGCCGAGGAACGCTGGGACTATGCCCCCCACGAGCGTCCGGTCATGCCCGGCTCGCCGGGCTCGCCCGACCACCCGCGCCGCCGCAAGCTCGCCTATGCTTTGGTCGCGATTCTCGTCGGGCTGACCAGCGGCTTCGGCAATGCCCTGGTCAGCGCGAACACCTTCACGCTGGCGGGCGCGCTCGGGCTCGATCCGGCCGAGATCGCGTGGCTGCCGACGGTCTATGTGATGACCAACGTCAGCATCAACCTGCTGCTCATCAAGTTCCGCCAGCAATTCGGGCTGCGGCCGTTTGCGATCATCTTCCTGTCGCTGTACCTGCTGCTGACGCTCGGGCATTTGTTCGTGCGCGATTTCTGGTCGGCGGTGCTGGTGCGCGGCGCCAGTGGCATGGCTGGCGCAGCGCTCAACACCTTCGCGCTCTACTATCTGATGCAGGCGTTCCCCGCCAAATGGCGGCTGCGCGCGATCGTGCTGGGGATCGGCATCCCGCAGCTCGCCACCCCGCTCGCGCGATTGTTCTCGCCCGAATTGCTGTCGATGAGCCAGTGGCGGACGCTCTATCTGTTCGAGCTCGGTCTGTCGGCGCTCAGCCTCGCCGCCGTCCTCGCCTTCCGCCTGCCGCCGACGACGCGGCAGAAGGCGTTCGAGAAGCTCGACTTCGTCACCTTCGCCTTGTTCGCCGGGTCGATGGGGCTGTTCGCGGCGGTGCTCGGGCTCGGGCGCTACGTCTGGTGGACGCAATCGGCGTGGATCGGCTGGGCGCTGCTCGGCGCGATCCCGATGCTGGCGGCAGCGCTCATCATCGAGCATCACCGCGCCAATCCGTTGCTCAACACGCGTTGGCTCGGCAGCGCCGACATCATCCGCTTCGCGGTCGTGACGTTGATGGCGCGGATCGTGCTGTCCGAACAGACCTATGGCGCGGTCGGGCTGCTGACCGTGCTCGGGCAGAACAACGACCAATTGGTGCCGTTCTTCACGATCATCTTCCTCGCCACCGTCGCGGGGTTCGTCATCAGCGCGATCACGCTCGACCCGACCAAGCTCGCACATCCGGTGATGCTCGCGATCGGGCTCGTCGCGATCGCCGCATGGGTCGATTCCTATTCGACCAGCCTGACGCGCGCGCCACAACTTTACGCGACGCAGGCGACGATCGCCTTCGCCGGCGCCTTCTTCCTCGGTCCGTCGCTGTTGTTCGGGATGACGCGCGCGCTGCAACAAGGCGCCGGACACGTCATCAGCTTCCTCGCGCTGTTCGGCGTGCTCAACTCGATCGGCGGGCTCGCCGGCACCGCGATCCTCGGCACGTACCAGGTGGTCCGCGAGAAGGCGAACAGCGCCGCGCTGGTGCAGGCGATCGACCCGACCGACCCGATCGTCCAGGCCCGCCTCCAGTCGGGCGCGAGTGGCGTCGCACGCGTCGTCGGCGATCCGACGCTGCGCAGCGCCGAGGGCGGCGCGCTGCTGTCGCAAGCCGCGACGCGCGAGGCGAACGTGCTCGCCTATGACGACATGTTCCGGTTGATCGCGGTGCTCGCGGCGCTCACCTTCTTCTATCTTCTGTTCCTCCTGCTGCGCCGTTCGTGGCGCGCGCGCGTTCAGGCCACCGCATGA
- the era gene encoding GTPase Era, with amino-acid sequence MTDPEENAPPESNAPASQHSQHSASDAGAQHCGLVAVVGAPNAGKSTLVNALVGQKVAIVSPKAQTTRTRLMGVAIEGDTQLLLVDTPGIFEPKRRFDRAMVSAAWGGTEGADVIALVVDGKGGLGPKVTEIAEALKGRPEPIYLVLNKVDLADKPKLLLHAEKLNALLPFAETFFISAQTGDGVAHFKRELAKALPAAPWHYPEDHVSDATERAMAAEVTREQLYLQLHAELPYASVVETEKFTDRADGSTEIHQQIMVERTSQRAIVLGKGGARIREIGAKARAELAVLLDRPVHLYLHVKVKPGWDEDRGVYRDLGLDWVE; translated from the coding sequence ATGACCGATCCTGAAGAAAACGCGCCTCCGGAATCCAACGCGCCAGCGTCTCAACATTCGCAACATTCGGCGTCCGACGCGGGGGCGCAACATTGCGGCCTCGTCGCGGTGGTCGGCGCGCCGAACGCCGGAAAGTCGACGCTGGTCAATGCGTTGGTCGGGCAGAAGGTCGCGATCGTCAGCCCCAAGGCGCAGACGACGCGCACCCGGCTGATGGGCGTGGCGATCGAAGGCGATACGCAGCTGCTGCTGGTCGACACGCCCGGCATTTTCGAGCCGAAGCGCCGCTTCGACCGCGCGATGGTGTCGGCGGCATGGGGCGGGACCGAGGGCGCGGACGTGATCGCGCTGGTCGTCGACGGCAAGGGCGGGCTCGGCCCCAAGGTGACCGAGATCGCCGAGGCGCTGAAGGGCCGGCCCGAGCCGATCTATCTCGTGCTCAACAAGGTCGACCTCGCCGACAAGCCCAAGTTGCTGCTTCACGCGGAGAAGCTCAACGCGCTGCTACCGTTCGCGGAGACGTTCTTCATCTCCGCGCAGACCGGCGACGGCGTCGCGCATTTCAAGCGCGAGCTGGCCAAGGCGCTGCCCGCCGCGCCGTGGCATTATCCCGAGGATCACGTCTCCGACGCGACCGAGCGCGCGATGGCCGCCGAGGTGACGCGCGAGCAATTGTACCTGCAACTCCACGCCGAGCTGCCCTACGCCAGCGTCGTCGAGACCGAGAAGTTTACCGACCGCGCGGACGGCTCGACCGAAATCCACCAGCAGATCATGGTCGAACGCACCTCGCAGCGCGCGATCGTGCTCGGCAAGGGCGGCGCGCGGATCAGGGAGATCGGCGCGAAGGCACGCGCCGAGCTGGCGGTGCTGCTCGACCGCCCGGTGCATCTATACCTGCACGTGAAGGTCAAGCCCGGCTGGGACGAGGACCGCGGCGTCTACCGCGATCTCGGCCTCGACTGGGTGGAGTGA
- a CDS encoding NAD-dependent epimerase/dehydratase family protein → MARRVLVTGGCGFVGRHLVARLAAEGGNEVWIIDDLSTGKAPADWEVPQLRHVGDEDGVAFHEVVGHDAVVRFIRADFVAVAQAELGMTPSLGLAKLPAFDEVYHLASVVGGRNVIDNDPLAVGIDLAIDSTFFLWSAKVARPARILYASSSAAYPIDLQEAGESRALCEDDISFEKRLGLPDYTYGWSKLTGEYLGRIAHEKYGLSVGVVRPFSGYGEDQDVVYPFPAIALRVAARRDPVRVWGSGHQTRDFVHIDDACAACLLVCRGVSDARAFNIGSGKATSFLDLAARMVAIEGYDAPVLGTEGKPVGVAERYSDASRIRDELGWVQTIPLDEGIGRALDYARGRLARGVEPEM, encoded by the coding sequence GTGGCGCGTCGTGTTCTGGTGACCGGGGGCTGTGGGTTCGTGGGGCGCCATCTGGTCGCCAGGCTGGCCGCGGAGGGCGGCAACGAGGTCTGGATCATCGACGATCTGTCGACCGGCAAGGCGCCGGCCGACTGGGAGGTGCCGCAGCTTCGCCATGTCGGCGATGAGGACGGCGTGGCATTCCACGAGGTCGTCGGGCACGATGCGGTGGTGCGGTTCATCCGCGCCGATTTCGTCGCGGTGGCGCAGGCCGAACTGGGGATGACGCCATCGCTGGGGTTGGCGAAGCTGCCCGCGTTCGACGAAGTCTATCACCTCGCCAGCGTGGTCGGCGGGCGCAACGTGATCGACAACGATCCGCTGGCGGTCGGGATCGATCTGGCGATCGACAGCACCTTCTTCCTGTGGTCGGCGAAGGTCGCGCGGCCGGCGCGCATCCTCTACGCCTCGTCCAGCGCGGCCTATCCGATCGACCTGCAGGAAGCTGGCGAGAGCCGCGCGCTGTGCGAGGACGATATCTCGTTCGAGAAGCGGCTGGGGCTGCCCGATTATACCTATGGCTGGAGCAAGCTGACCGGCGAGTATCTCGGGCGGATCGCGCATGAGAAATACGGGCTGAGCGTCGGCGTGGTGCGGCCGTTCTCGGGCTATGGCGAGGATCAGGACGTGGTCTATCCGTTCCCGGCGATCGCGCTGCGGGTCGCGGCGCGGCGCGACCCGGTGCGGGTGTGGGGATCGGGGCACCAGACGCGCGACTTCGTGCATATCGACGATGCGTGCGCGGCGTGCCTGCTGGTGTGTCGCGGAGTGAGCGACGCGCGGGCGTTCAACATCGGATCGGGGAAGGCGACCAGCTTCCTCGACCTCGCGGCGCGGATGGTTGCGATCGAGGGCTATGACGCGCCGGTGCTGGGGACCGAGGGCAAGCCGGTCGGGGTCGCGGAACGCTATTCGGACGCGTCGCGGATCAGGGACGAATTGGGGTGGGTGCAGACGATCCCGCTCGACGAAGGCATCGGACGCGCGCTCGATTATGCGCGCGGACGGCTGGCGCGCGGGGTGGAGCCGGAAATGTAA
- a CDS encoding glycosyltransferase family A protein — MNWSFVIPYYNEADYLPATLQSLAAQTLRPFRLVLVDNGSTDTSAALARDIGATLADVDVVHLHEPRPGKIHALERGLAAVTTPFVAFGDADTIYPPHYLATAEAAFAPAVVAVMATDVPADDAAAALRKRRHIQCVSRLWPRQTHTGGYGQTFRTDALRAAGGYGERWWRYVLEDHEIMQRVGKHGRIVYPFDLWCVPSPRRADRSAVNWTVTERLLYHFTPAAAKDWYFYRFLGPRLAARRMDNLNLRDKTWLS, encoded by the coding sequence GTGAACTGGTCGTTCGTCATCCCTTACTACAACGAGGCCGACTATCTGCCCGCGACGCTCCAGAGCCTCGCGGCGCAGACGTTGCGACCGTTCCGGCTGGTGCTGGTCGACAATGGTTCGACCGATACGTCGGCGGCACTTGCGCGCGACATCGGCGCGACGCTGGCCGATGTCGACGTGGTGCATTTGCACGAGCCTCGCCCGGGCAAGATTCATGCACTGGAACGCGGCCTCGCGGCGGTGACGACGCCGTTCGTCGCGTTCGGCGATGCCGACACGATCTACCCGCCGCATTATCTCGCCACCGCCGAGGCCGCCTTCGCGCCGGCGGTCGTGGCGGTAATGGCCACCGACGTGCCGGCCGACGACGCCGCGGCCGCCTTGCGTAAGCGACGCCACATCCAATGCGTCAGCCGGCTATGGCCGCGACAGACGCACACCGGCGGCTATGGCCAGACGTTCCGCACCGACGCGCTGCGCGCCGCCGGCGGCTATGGCGAACGGTGGTGGCGGTACGTGCTGGAGGATCACGAGATCATGCAGCGCGTCGGCAAGCACGGCCGGATCGTCTATCCGTTCGACCTGTGGTGCGTGCCGTCGCCCCGCCGCGCGGACCGCAGCGCCGTGAACTGGACGGTCACGGAGCGGCTGCTCTACCATTTCACCCCCGCGGCCGCGAAGGACTGGTACTTCTACCGCTTCCTCGGCCCGCGGCTCGCGGCGCGGCGGATGGACAACCTCAACCTGCGCGACAAGACGTGGCTGAGCTAA
- a CDS encoding HlyD family secretion protein codes for MTDSRSPVAPDPVTEEKLAEDAAAAAPAPPAGSGWRPPALSRTAVALILLLAVAGIAAVLAAWRVWPFTTAYESTDNAYVRGRTTVIAPQVSGYVTRVLVRDFENVKAGQPLVTIDDRIYAQRVEQAQAQVETAQATLANATQTAASRQASFGAQGAAVANARAQLMRAQADMNRVNDLVTDGSVSLRERDQTLAALRQAQAQLNQAEAAQEIARQDIRTVEVGRGGQQAGVSGARAALRLARIDFANTVIRAPEAGRLSEVGVRVGQYVTAGSQLMFLVPPETWVIANFKEAQTARISVGQRASFTVDALANARLTGRVERISPAAGSEFAVLKSDNATGNFTKVPQRIAVRIRVDPGQRLAERLRPGMSVQARVDTDGVPSPQ; via the coding sequence ATGACCGATAGTCGTTCCCCCGTTGCCCCCGACCCCGTCACCGAGGAGAAATTGGCCGAAGACGCCGCCGCCGCGGCCCCTGCCCCGCCCGCCGGATCCGGGTGGCGCCCGCCCGCGCTGTCGCGCACCGCGGTCGCGCTGATCCTGCTGCTCGCGGTCGCCGGGATCGCTGCGGTGCTCGCTGCATGGCGGGTATGGCCGTTCACCACCGCGTACGAGTCGACCGACAATGCCTATGTCCGCGGCCGCACGACGGTGATCGCCCCGCAGGTGTCGGGCTACGTCACCCGCGTGCTGGTCCGTGACTTCGAGAATGTGAAGGCCGGCCAGCCGCTCGTCACGATCGACGACCGTATCTACGCGCAGCGCGTCGAACAGGCGCAGGCGCAGGTCGAGACCGCGCAGGCGACGCTCGCCAACGCCACCCAGACCGCCGCCAGCCGACAGGCGTCGTTCGGCGCGCAGGGTGCGGCGGTCGCCAACGCCCGCGCGCAGCTGATGCGCGCACAGGCCGACATGAACCGCGTCAACGATCTCGTCACTGACGGCTCGGTGTCGTTGCGCGAACGCGACCAGACCCTCGCCGCGCTGCGACAGGCGCAGGCGCAGCTGAATCAGGCCGAGGCCGCGCAGGAGATCGCGCGACAGGACATCCGCACCGTCGAGGTCGGGCGCGGCGGCCAGCAGGCCGGCGTGTCGGGCGCGCGCGCCGCGCTGCGCCTCGCGAGGATCGACTTCGCCAACACCGTGATCCGCGCCCCGGAAGCGGGCCGACTGAGCGAAGTCGGGGTGCGCGTCGGGCAATATGTGACCGCCGGATCGCAACTGATGTTCCTCGTGCCGCCCGAAACGTGGGTGATCGCCAATTTCAAGGAAGCGCAGACCGCGCGGATCTCGGTCGGGCAGCGCGCCAGCTTCACCGTCGACGCGCTCGCCAACGCGCGGCTCACGGGCCGCGTCGAGCGGATCTCGCCCGCCGCCGGCAGCGAGTTCGCGGTGCTCAAGTCCGACAACGCCACCGGCAATTTCACCAAGGTGCCGCAGCGGATCGCGGTGCGCATCCGCGTCGACCCCGGCCAGCGGCTCGCCGAGCGGCTGCGCCCCGGCATGTCGGTGCAGGCGCGGGTCGACACCGATGGTGTGCCGAGCCCGCAATGA
- the dnaJ gene encoding molecular chaperone DnaJ, whose product MTEIDYYELLECERTADAATIKSSYRKLAMKYHPDKNAGCKDSEAKFKAVSEAYDCLKDPQKRAAYDRFGHAAFRNGGGGHQAQDFGGFSDIFESVFGEFMGGQRGGGRQQTRRGADLRYDMEITLEEAFHGKETEITVDISAPCDTCHGTGSKPGTHAHTCQHCHGHGKVRAQQGFFVVERACPLCHGSGQVITDPCGDCRGEGRVEKTKTLAVSVPPGVDEGTRVRLTGEGEAGARGAPAGDLYIFLHVKRHALFEREGTTLFARAPISFTTAALGGTMSIPGLDGKRHEVKIPAGIQSGKQLRQRGAGMPVLQGRGHGDLVIQIDVETPTKLSTRQRALLEEFRETETGEECPQSQGFFSRLKSVIAGE is encoded by the coding sequence ATGACCGAAATCGACTATTACGAGCTGCTCGAATGCGAGCGCACCGCCGATGCGGCGACGATCAAATCGTCGTACCGCAAGCTCGCGATGAAGTACCACCCCGACAAGAACGCCGGGTGCAAGGACTCCGAGGCGAAGTTCAAGGCGGTCAGCGAGGCGTACGATTGCCTCAAGGACCCGCAGAAGCGCGCGGCCTATGATCGCTTCGGCCATGCCGCGTTCCGCAACGGTGGCGGCGGGCATCAGGCGCAGGATTTCGGCGGCTTCTCCGATATCTTCGAAAGCGTGTTCGGCGAATTCATGGGCGGCCAGCGCGGCGGGGGGCGGCAGCAGACGCGCCGCGGCGCCGACCTGCGCTACGACATGGAGATCACGCTGGAAGAGGCGTTCCATGGCAAGGAGACGGAGATCACCGTCGATATCTCCGCGCCCTGCGACACCTGCCACGGCACCGGATCGAAGCCCGGCACGCACGCGCACACCTGCCAGCATTGCCACGGCCACGGCAAGGTGCGCGCGCAGCAGGGCTTTTTCGTGGTCGAGCGCGCCTGTCCGCTCTGCCACGGCTCGGGGCAGGTCATCACCGATCCGTGCGGCGATTGCCGCGGCGAGGGTCGCGTCGAGAAGACCAAGACGCTCGCCGTCTCGGTGCCGCCCGGCGTCGACGAAGGCACGCGCGTCCGGCTGACCGGCGAGGGCGAGGCGGGCGCGCGCGGCGCACCGGCCGGCGACCTCTACATCTTCCTCCACGTCAAGCGGCACGCGCTGTTCGAGCGCGAGGGCACGACGTTGTTCGCGCGCGCGCCGATCAGCTTCACCACCGCCGCGCTCGGCGGGACGATGTCGATCCCCGGGCTCGACGGCAAGCGCCACGAGGTGAAGATCCCGGCCGGCATCCAGTCGGGCAAGCAGCTCCGCCAGCGCGGTGCCGGGATGCCGGTGCTGCAAGGCCGCGGCCACGGCGATCTGGTCATCCAGATCGACGTCGAGACCCCGACCAAGCTCAGCACGCGCCAGCGTGCCTTGCTGGAGGAGTTCCGCGAAACCGAGACCGGCGAGGAATGCCCGCAGAGCCAGGGCTTCTTCTCGCGGCTGAAGAGTGTCATTGCGGGCGAATGA
- a CDS encoding efflux transporter outer membrane subunit, protein MSRTRALLLPLLLAGCALPGARRAAPESAAVVPPPAWRNALPVGGPVQAGWWQGFGDPVLTALVDRALANNLDIQTAAARVEEARAAEALARAQLLPQVGGAVPETQGQQISALGTTARSAAVQPGLTLSYDLDLFGRLRQATRAARAQLLATEAAADTVRLAVAATTAQGYITLRALDHRLAIARDTLAARAEALRIAQRRFEAGYTSRLEYRQAQAEYASTAQLVPTAELAITRAENALALLTGDVPRAIDRGVTLERLATPAIPDGLPADLLRRRPDLFQAEQTLVAADRSLDSQRAAMLPNLSLTGAANLVLSTALAQPELVFSLGASILGPIFDGGRLRAQERGATARRDQAAFAYRRTALTAFREVEDALAGVRRTGEQAQALSEQVAASRGALQNATNRYRAGYSSYIEQLDAQRTLLTAELSLAQARADRLNSYVALYQAMGGGWSRADVATVER, encoded by the coding sequence ATGAGCAGGACCCGCGCGCTGTTACTCCCGCTGTTGCTGGCAGGCTGCGCCCTGCCGGGCGCGCGCCGCGCCGCGCCGGAGAGCGCGGCAGTCGTGCCGCCCCCGGCGTGGCGCAACGCTTTGCCGGTCGGTGGCCCGGTACAGGCCGGCTGGTGGCAGGGGTTCGGCGACCCGGTGCTGACCGCGCTGGTGGACAGGGCGCTGGCCAACAATCTCGACATCCAGACCGCCGCCGCGCGCGTCGAGGAAGCGCGCGCCGCCGAGGCACTGGCGCGCGCGCAATTGCTCCCGCAGGTCGGCGGCGCGGTGCCCGAGACGCAGGGGCAGCAGATCAGCGCGCTCGGCACCACCGCGCGCTCGGCCGCGGTGCAGCCGGGGTTGACGCTCAGCTACGATCTCGACCTGTTCGGGCGCCTGCGGCAGGCGACCCGCGCGGCGCGCGCGCAACTGCTCGCCACCGAAGCGGCGGCGGATACGGTGCGGCTCGCGGTCGCGGCCACCACCGCGCAGGGCTACATCACCTTGCGCGCGCTCGACCATCGGCTGGCGATCGCGCGCGATACGCTCGCGGCGCGCGCCGAGGCGCTGCGGATCGCGCAGCGGCGCTTCGAGGCCGGCTATACCTCGCGGCTCGAATACCGGCAGGCGCAGGCCGAATATGCCAGCACCGCGCAGCTCGTCCCCACCGCCGAACTCGCGATCACCCGCGCCGAAAATGCGCTGGCGCTGCTGACCGGCGACGTGCCGCGCGCGATCGACCGCGGGGTGACGCTCGAGCGGCTCGCCACCCCGGCGATCCCCGACGGACTGCCCGCCGACCTGCTCCGCCGCCGCCCCGACCTGTTTCAGGCCGAACAGACGCTGGTCGCCGCCGACCGCTCGCTCGACAGCCAGCGTGCGGCGATGCTCCCGAATCTCTCGCTGACCGGCGCGGCGAACCTCGTCCTCTCGACCGCGCTCGCGCAGCCGGAGCTGGTGTTCTCGCTCGGCGCCAGCATCCTCGGCCCGATCTTCGACGGCGGGCGGCTGCGCGCGCAGGAACGCGGCGCGACCGCGCGGCGCGATCAGGCCGCGTTCGCGTATCGCCGCACCGCGCTGACCGCGTTCCGCGAGGTCGAGGATGCGCTGGCCGGCGTGCGCCGCACCGGCGAGCAGGCGCAGGCGCTGTCGGAGCAGGTCGCGGCGTCGCGCGGCGCGCTCCAGAACGCCACCAACCGCTACCGTGCGGGCTATTCCAGCTATATCGAGCAGCTAGATGCACAACGCACGCTACTGACCGCCGAACTGTCGCTGGCGCAGGCGCGCGCCGATCGGCTCAACAGCTATGTCGCATTGTATCAGGCGATGGGCGGCGGCTGGTCGCGCGCCGATGTGGCGACGGTGGAGCGGTGA
- a CDS encoding glycosyltransferase, producing the protein MTRIIFILSYPTYVSVADQAEWLAWNNRDRRMPAILSAMGVEVELWGIGRTPQVVEAAGDAGTRYTIRLFGADNPRRAPREHVSAAMLAAARAASDALFVVIGTNGGIGYHLYDRLLKPDARRYAVIIGGDYWSRLLPHAKMVFPESAFQEDALAHPRFFWRTPIPRTRMLRLPKAIDTDLFHPEARPARWDVIAVSRLSRWKSFDEVGALSQRYRVAVAGGGPDAAALAKRYPMIDWLGHVPHRDVPGLLHQSHVYFHAGRRDYFPRAIVEAMACGKPVVGFGTRMGDDVIPPDCGLRVDRASFAAATAALLDDPARIAAMGAAARRHAVATHGLDSSVAACQVLAGMLR; encoded by the coding sequence ATGACGCGTATCATCTTCATCCTCAGCTATCCCACCTACGTCAGCGTCGCCGACCAGGCCGAATGGCTGGCGTGGAACAATCGCGATCGTCGGATGCCCGCTATATTATCGGCGATGGGGGTGGAAGTCGAGTTATGGGGGATAGGGCGCACACCGCAGGTGGTTGAGGCGGCGGGCGATGCCGGCACGCGCTACACCATTCGGCTGTTCGGCGCCGACAATCCGCGCCGCGCGCCGCGCGAACATGTCAGCGCCGCGATGCTGGCGGCGGCACGCGCCGCGAGCGACGCGCTGTTCGTCGTGATCGGCACCAACGGCGGGATCGGCTATCATCTGTACGACCGGCTGCTGAAGCCGGACGCGCGGCGCTATGCGGTCATCATCGGCGGTGACTACTGGAGCCGGTTGCTGCCGCACGCGAAGATGGTCTTCCCCGAATCGGCGTTTCAAGAAGATGCGCTGGCCCATCCGCGCTTCTTCTGGCGCACGCCGATCCCGCGCACCCGCATGCTGCGGCTGCCCAAGGCGATCGACACCGATCTGTTCCATCCCGAAGCGCGCCCGGCCCGCTGGGACGTGATCGCGGTCAGCCGGCTGTCGCGGTGGAAGAGCTTCGACGAGGTCGGCGCGCTGTCGCAGCGTTACCGCGTCGCGGTGGCCGGTGGCGGGCCGGATGCAGCGGCGCTGGCGAAACGCTATCCCATGATCGACTGGCTTGGGCACGTGCCGCATCGCGACGTCCCCGGCCTGCTCCACCAATCGCACGTCTATTTCCACGCCGGTCGCCGCGACTATTTCCCGCGTGCGATCGTCGAGGCGATGGCATGCGGGAAGCCGGTGGTCGGTTTCGGCACGCGCATGGGCGATGACGTCATCCCCCCCGACTGCGGATTGCGCGTCGACCGTGCCAGCTTCGCCGCCGCGACCGCCGCGCTGCTCGACGATCCGGCGCGGATCGCGGCGATGGGCGCGGCGGCGCGGCGGCACGCGGTGGCGACACATGGGCTGGATAGCAGCGTCGCGGCCTGTCAGGTGCTCGCGGGGATGCTTCGGTGA
- a CDS encoding glycosyltransferase family 2 protein, producing MIAPFNDDGPRISCLMVTANRRKLAERSINCFLAQDYPNREMVIVDDGEEDYTPILAAIPPERLIHHRLVKDPARTLGDLRNLSLDIARGALMSHWDDDDWFDPERLSRQQQVLGGKAACWTTATLVHLDDPAWLERPYVGYIQGGAPSTILHVRDDSIRYPSERKGEDSTFRDAWVKRGVVTMGAEWAGLLIRCFHGSNTWERNHFTRRVALRPQHVIEWNIRKLFGATANYSQFRLTPRQQASFDAFYAESRALGIF from the coding sequence ATGATCGCGCCCTTCAACGACGACGGTCCGCGCATTTCGTGCCTGATGGTCACCGCCAATCGCCGCAAGCTGGCGGAGCGGTCGATCAATTGTTTCCTTGCGCAGGATTACCCCAATCGCGAGATGGTGATCGTCGACGACGGCGAGGAGGATTACACGCCGATCCTCGCCGCAATTCCGCCCGAGCGGCTGATCCACCACCGGCTGGTCAAGGATCCGGCGCGCACGCTGGGCGACCTGCGCAACCTGTCGCTCGACATCGCGCGCGGTGCGTTGATGTCGCATTGGGACGATGACGACTGGTTCGACCCGGAACGTCTGTCGCGCCAGCAGCAGGTGCTGGGGGGCAAGGCGGCGTGCTGGACCACCGCGACGCTCGTCCATCTCGACGATCCGGCGTGGCTGGAGCGGCCGTATGTCGGTTACATCCAGGGCGGTGCGCCGAGCACGATCCTGCACGTTCGCGACGACAGCATCCGTTATCCCTCCGAGCGCAAGGGCGAGGACAGCACCTTCCGCGACGCATGGGTGAAGCGCGGCGTCGTGACGATGGGGGCCGAATGGGCCGGGCTGCTGATCCGCTGTTTCCACGGCAGCAATACGTGGGAACGCAACCACTTCACCCGGCGGGTGGCGCTGCGCCCGCAGCACGTCATCGAGTGGAACATCCGCAAGCTGTTCGGCGCCACCGCCAATTACTCGCAATTCCGCCTGACGCCGCGGCAGCAGGCGTCGTTCGACGCCTTCTACGCGGAATCGCGCGCGCTCGGTATCTTCTGA